A genomic segment from Desulfurispirillum indicum S5 encodes:
- the pyrE gene encoding orotate phosphoribosyltransferase, which produces MMSNEQVLDVFRETGALLKGHFLLTSGKHSDSYLQCARVMQYPKKGELLCSELASKIEDAIDVVLAPALGGIRAGHEVARALGARSIYAEREHGKFTLRRGFVLQPGERVLIVEDVITTGGSVKEVIKLAQAHGAEVVRAASLVDRSNGTAQLGVPYTSLLVMSVPAYAPEECPMCREGKIDLVKPGSRDLIKQV; this is translated from the coding sequence ATGATGAGCAATGAACAGGTTTTGGATGTTTTCAGGGAGACCGGAGCCCTCTTGAAAGGACACTTTCTGCTCACCAGTGGCAAGCACTCCGACAGCTATCTGCAGTGCGCGCGGGTGATGCAGTATCCGAAAAAGGGCGAGCTGCTGTGCTCTGAACTGGCATCCAAGATAGAAGACGCGATCGATGTGGTGCTGGCTCCGGCACTGGGAGGTATTCGTGCCGGACATGAAGTGGCTCGGGCCCTGGGAGCGCGGTCGATCTATGCTGAGCGCGAGCACGGCAAGTTTACCCTGCGTCGCGGTTTTGTGCTGCAGCCCGGCGAGCGCGTCCTGATCGTGGAAGATGTCATTACGACTGGCGGCAGTGTCAAGGAAGTCATCAAGCTGGCTCAGGCCCATGGGGCCGAAGTGGTGCGGGCTGCGTCGCTGGTTGACCGCAGCAACGGCACGGCGCAGCTGGGCGTGCCCTATACCAGTCTGCTGGTCATGAGTGTTCCCGCCTATGCCCCCGAGGAATGCCCCATGTGCCGTGAAGGAAAGATCGACCTGGTGAAGCCTGGCAGCCGTGACCTGATTAAACAGGTCTGA
- a CDS encoding DUF445 domain-containing protein, which yields MPFIGLFIGWGTNMLAIRMLFRPHRPVYFLGLNFQGILPKRRGEIARKIAGTVQDELLSVEEITRIFHGFDIRTQIEAAVDELIREKLRNKITEKIPMMASVIDSLIPKIRPVVVEDFYAQAMKLKQDMVDKIHREVDIGKIVEEKLDQFDLDEFEAMILRLAKKELRHIELLGAVLGFIIGLIQSVIIIYL from the coding sequence ATGCCGTTTATAGGCCTATTCATTGGCTGGGGTACCAATATGCTGGCGATCAGAATGCTCTTTCGCCCTCACCGTCCGGTGTATTTTCTGGGCCTGAATTTTCAGGGTATCCTTCCGAAGCGGCGCGGCGAGATCGCCCGCAAAATCGCCGGAACCGTGCAGGACGAGCTCCTGAGCGTAGAGGAGATCACTCGCATCTTTCACGGTTTCGATATCCGCACACAGATTGAGGCCGCTGTCGATGAGCTGATTCGCGAGAAACTGCGCAACAAGATAACCGAGAAGATACCCATGATGGCATCGGTTATCGACAGCCTGATACCCAAGATCCGCCCCGTGGTGGTAGAGGACTTTTACGCCCAGGCCATGAAACTGAAACAGGATATGGTGGATAAGATTCACCGGGAAGTGGACATCGGCAAAATCGTCGAGGAGAAACTGGATCAGTTTGACCTCGATGAGTTCGAGGCGATGATCCTTCGCCTGGCAAAAAAAGAGCTGCGTCACATTGAGCTGCTGGGGGCCGTGCTCGGTTTTATTATTGGCTTGATTCAGTCTGTGATAATCATTTATCTTTAA
- a CDS encoding saccharopine dehydrogenase family protein — protein sequence MSTVLIIGAGGVGNVVARKCVMNPQVFTRVVLASRTLSKCEEIQRAVGTEKLEVAQVDADNVPELVALIRKVQPDLVLNVALPYQDLTIMDACLETGVDYLDTANYEPKDNPVFEYKYQWAYRERYEKRGIMALLGSGFDPGVTNVFCAYAQQYLFDEIHYVDILDCNGGDHGLPFATNFNPEINIREITANGRYWEDGEWKITPPLSESFEYDFEEVGPKRMYLLYHEELESLCRNIKGLKRIRFYMSFGEQYLTHLRVLQNVGMTSIEPIEFQGQQIVPLQFLKAVLPDPGDLGPLTKGKTNIGCNIEGIKDGKVKRVRIYNVCDHQDAYREVGSQAISYTTGVPAVIGAMLMVQKIWHRAGVFNMEEFDAKPFMELLNQQGLPWHIKEY from the coding sequence ATGAGCACGGTCTTGATTATTGGCGCCGGTGGCGTTGGAAATGTGGTTGCCCGCAAGTGTGTCATGAATCCTCAGGTATTCACGCGGGTGGTACTGGCCAGTCGCACCCTCTCCAAGTGTGAGGAAATACAGCGTGCCGTTGGCACGGAGAAACTTGAAGTCGCCCAAGTGGATGCCGACAATGTTCCCGAGCTCGTGGCCCTGATCCGCAAGGTTCAGCCGGATCTGGTGCTCAATGTGGCCCTGCCCTATCAGGATCTGACCATCATGGATGCCTGCCTGGAGACGGGTGTGGACTATCTGGACACCGCCAACTACGAACCCAAGGACAACCCGGTCTTTGAGTACAAGTATCAGTGGGCCTATCGGGAACGCTACGAGAAGCGAGGCATTATGGCGCTCCTGGGTTCCGGTTTTGACCCCGGCGTGACCAACGTGTTCTGTGCCTACGCCCAGCAGTATCTCTTTGATGAAATCCACTATGTGGACATCCTGGACTGCAACGGTGGCGACCACGGTCTGCCCTTTGCCACCAACTTCAATCCAGAAATCAATATCCGCGAGATTACGGCCAATGGCCGCTACTGGGAGGATGGCGAGTGGAAGATCACCCCGCCCCTCTCTGAATCCTTTGAATATGACTTTGAAGAGGTCGGCCCCAAGCGCATGTACCTGCTCTACCACGAAGAGCTGGAATCCCTGTGCCGCAACATCAAGGGACTAAAACGCATCCGCTTCTACATGAGCTTCGGTGAGCAGTATCTCACCCACCTGCGTGTTCTGCAGAATGTGGGGATGACCAGTATTGAGCCCATCGAATTTCAGGGACAGCAGATTGTTCCCCTGCAGTTTCTCAAGGCCGTGCTGCCCGATCCCGGCGACCTGGGGCCCCTGACCAAAGGCAAGACCAACATTGGCTGCAACATCGAGGGCATCAAGGACGGCAAGGTGAAGCGCGTGCGCATCTACAACGTGTGCGACCATCAGGATGCCTACCGCGAAGTGGGCTCCCAGGCCATCTCCTATACCACCGGTGTCCCGGCGGTCATCGGTGCCATGCTCATGGTGCAGAAGATCTGGCACCGTGCCGGTGTGTTCAACATGGAAGAATTTGACGCCAAGCCCTTCATGGAGCTTCTCAACCAGCAGGGCCTGCCCTGGCACATCAAGGAGTACTGA
- the ileS gene encoding isoleucine--tRNA ligase produces MELKDTLNLPVTDFPMRGNLPQREPQFLEKWKQEDIYSAIQQSRQGKSLFVLHDGPPYANGHLHIGHALNKILKDIIIKQKSMQGFQAPYVPGWDCHGLPIELGVDKALGKDKHTTTAVDKRQLCREHAARYIEIQREEFQRFGVFGAWDEPYLTMDFAYEADIVRELGSFMAKGSLYRGLKPIYWCCDCVTALAEAEVEYHDHTSDSVYVAFPVVSALGGIIPELQGKTDVSIVIWTTTPWTLPANLAVCLNPELEYSAVETSRGILIVASQLLGSLMQIFGFDEFSILATFPGAVLENSVCGHPFIERDSMVIMGDHVTTEAGTGAVHTAPGHGMEDYIVGLKYGLEPYNPVDNHGVFRAEVPHFGGMHINKANPAIIEHMKQSGSLLAGSRIEHSYPHCWRCKKPVIYRATPQWFISMEHNDLREKSLQQIKEEVTWVPAWGRDRIYNMIENRPDWCVSRQRLWGVPITVLYCSQCEEPLQDIAVFEKAANLIESEGVDAWYERPVSDFLQPGTTCTHCGHGEFYKEKDILDVWFDSGVTHAAVLRKRGLPWPADMYLEGSDQHRGWFHSSLLTAVATRGQAPYKTVLTHGFVLDGKGRKMSKSMGNVVAPDAIIKKYGADILRLWVAAEDYRDDLRISDEIINRLAESYRRIRNTARYMLGNLYDFNPLTDAILYGDMLEFDRYALARYHAFEKRVLDAYENYEFHVIYHACNNFCSVDMSAQYLDIIKDRLYAEDADGFKRRSAQSALHLILSGMMRLLAPVLSFTMEEVYQHLNEPEKLASVHLLDFPEPRGEFFNEALMARWDRLMKLRSDVSKALELARNEKVIGHSLDARVRVYSNDRETVAFLESFTNAELRDSCIVSQLSVEPLSGLEELENGLLVEVSKALGAKCERCWISDVDTGKQETGLCPRCAAVIRDR; encoded by the coding sequence ATGGAGTTGAAAGATACCCTGAATCTACCTGTCACTGACTTTCCCATGCGCGGCAACCTGCCCCAGCGCGAACCCCAGTTTCTGGAAAAGTGGAAACAGGAGGACATTTATTCCGCGATTCAGCAGTCACGTCAGGGCAAGTCCCTCTTCGTACTCCATGATGGCCCCCCCTACGCGAACGGGCATCTGCACATAGGTCACGCACTCAACAAGATACTCAAGGACATTATCATCAAGCAGAAGTCCATGCAGGGTTTCCAGGCACCCTATGTGCCCGGTTGGGACTGCCATGGACTACCCATTGAATTGGGTGTTGACAAGGCCCTGGGCAAGGACAAGCATACGACCACGGCCGTTGACAAACGTCAGCTGTGCCGTGAACACGCCGCCAGGTACATTGAGATCCAGCGCGAGGAATTCCAGCGCTTTGGTGTCTTCGGCGCCTGGGATGAGCCGTATCTGACCATGGACTTCGCCTATGAGGCGGATATCGTGCGCGAGCTGGGCAGTTTTATGGCCAAGGGCTCCCTCTATCGCGGACTGAAGCCCATTTACTGGTGCTGCGACTGTGTTACCGCCCTGGCTGAGGCCGAAGTGGAGTACCATGACCACACTTCAGATTCGGTCTATGTCGCCTTCCCCGTTGTCTCCGCCCTTGGTGGCATTATACCGGAACTGCAGGGGAAGACGGATGTGTCCATTGTCATCTGGACGACCACGCCCTGGACCCTGCCCGCCAACCTGGCTGTCTGCCTGAACCCTGAGCTGGAGTACAGCGCTGTGGAGACAAGCCGCGGCATCCTGATTGTTGCCAGTCAGTTGCTGGGTTCTCTGATGCAGATCTTTGGCTTTGATGAGTTCTCCATTCTGGCCACTTTCCCCGGTGCTGTGCTGGAAAACAGCGTCTGTGGTCATCCTTTTATCGAACGCGACTCCATGGTGATCATGGGTGACCACGTGACCACCGAAGCCGGAACCGGCGCGGTGCACACTGCGCCAGGCCACGGGATGGAGGACTATATTGTCGGCCTGAAATATGGTCTTGAGCCCTATAACCCCGTGGATAACCATGGTGTTTTCCGTGCGGAGGTGCCTCACTTCGGTGGCATGCATATCAACAAGGCCAACCCGGCCATTATCGAGCACATGAAGCAGAGCGGTTCCTTGCTGGCGGGCAGTCGCATTGAACACTCCTACCCCCACTGCTGGCGCTGCAAGAAGCCGGTTATCTACCGCGCCACGCCCCAGTGGTTTATCTCCATGGAACACAATGACCTGCGCGAAAAGTCCCTTCAGCAGATCAAGGAAGAGGTCACCTGGGTGCCTGCCTGGGGACGTGACCGCATTTACAACATGATAGAGAATCGTCCCGACTGGTGTGTCTCCCGTCAGCGCCTGTGGGGAGTGCCCATAACGGTTCTGTACTGCTCACAGTGTGAAGAACCCCTGCAGGATATCGCCGTGTTTGAGAAAGCCGCGAACCTGATTGAGTCCGAGGGCGTGGACGCCTGGTATGAGCGGCCGGTAAGTGATTTTCTCCAGCCGGGGACGACCTGCACCCACTGCGGCCATGGTGAGTTTTACAAGGAAAAGGACATTCTGGACGTCTGGTTCGACTCCGGCGTGACCCATGCGGCAGTGCTGCGCAAACGCGGCCTGCCCTGGCCGGCTGATATGTACCTGGAGGGCAGTGACCAGCACCGGGGCTGGTTCCACTCTTCCCTGCTGACTGCCGTGGCTACCCGTGGTCAGGCTCCCTATAAGACCGTGCTGACCCACGGCTTTGTGCTGGATGGCAAGGGGCGCAAGATGAGCAAATCCATGGGCAACGTGGTGGCCCCTGATGCGATTATCAAGAAATACGGTGCCGATATCCTGCGCCTGTGGGTGGCTGCCGAGGACTACCGTGATGACCTGCGCATCTCCGATGAGATCATCAATCGCCTGGCTGAATCCTACCGCCGCATCCGCAATACGGCGCGCTACATGCTGGGAAACCTGTATGACTTTAATCCGTTGACCGACGCGATTCTCTACGGGGATATGCTGGAGTTTGACCGTTACGCCCTGGCCAGGTACCACGCCTTCGAGAAGAGGGTACTGGATGCCTACGAAAACTATGAGTTCCACGTGATCTACCATGCCTGCAACAACTTCTGCAGTGTGGATATGTCGGCCCAGTATCTGGATATCATCAAGGATCGCCTCTACGCAGAGGATGCCGATGGATTTAAGCGGCGCAGTGCCCAGTCGGCGCTGCACCTCATCCTTTCGGGCATGATGCGCCTGCTGGCTCCCGTGCTCAGCTTCACCATGGAAGAGGTCTATCAGCACCTCAATGAGCCGGAAAAACTGGCCAGCGTGCACCTGCTGGACTTCCCTGAGCCCCGTGGCGAGTTTTTCAATGAAGCTCTCATGGCTCGCTGGGATCGACTGATGAAGTTGCGCTCCGATGTGAGTAAGGCCCTTGAGCTGGCCCGCAATGAGAAAGTCATCGGTCACTCCCTGGATGCCAGGGTCAGGGTGTACTCCAACGACCGCGAGACCGTTGCTTTCCTGGAAAGCTTCACAAACGCAGAGCTGCGCGACTCCTGCATTGTCAGTCAGCTCAGTGTGGAACCACTCAGCGGCCTGGAGGAACTGGAGAACGGCCTGCTGGTGGAAGTGTCCAAGGCACTTGGCGCCAAGTGTGAGCGCTGCTGGATCAGTGATGTGGATACCGGGAAGCAGGAAACTGGTCTGTGCCCGCGCTGTGCCGCAGTGATTCGCGATCGATGA
- the lspA gene encoding signal peptidase II → MRKFAVLVTLLVVADQASKVFMDTWLFLGQSVPVIPGFFQWTLVYNPGAAFGLLGGLDASLRIGFFVVVGCVALAVCVYLYRHGSTWFHRQGALLIAAGAIGNMIDRVRLGYVIDFFDVFLGSYHWPAFNVADICITVGAACYAVALTMEFRAEQQRKSSKAKESL, encoded by the coding sequence ATGAGGAAGTTCGCCGTACTGGTTACCCTGCTTGTCGTCGCGGATCAGGCGAGCAAGGTTTTTATGGATACATGGCTTTTCCTGGGTCAGAGCGTGCCGGTAATACCAGGTTTTTTTCAGTGGACACTGGTATATAACCCAGGTGCGGCTTTCGGGTTACTTGGTGGTCTGGACGCCAGCCTGCGCATTGGTTTTTTTGTGGTGGTAGGGTGTGTGGCCCTGGCTGTCTGTGTGTACCTCTACCGCCACGGCAGTACCTGGTTTCATCGCCAGGGCGCCTTGCTCATCGCGGCCGGAGCCATTGGCAATATGATAGATCGCGTACGCCTGGGGTATGTCATCGACTTTTTTGACGTTTTTCTTGGTTCATATCACTGGCCGGCCTTTAACGTGGCTGACATATGTATTACGGTCGGGGCAGCGTGTTATGCTGTAGCCCTCACCATGGAATTTCGCGCTGAGCAGCAAAGGAAATCCTCAAAAGCAAAGGAGAGTCTATGA
- the nspC gene encoding carboxynorspermidine decarboxylase — protein MSLDIAQVPTPCYVLEEEKLQHNLNILDRVQRESGAKILLALKGFAMWSTFPMIREVLHGTAASGLHEARLGCEEMGREVHTFSPAFTEESLREILGYSDHIVFNSFSQWERLQHVIREKEGVSCGIRVNPEYSEVEPPIYNPCVAFSRFGVTRDQFRPDLLDGLDGIHFHTHCEQNSDALERTLEVVEAKFSQFFPQLKWVNFGGGHHITRADYDVDRLIRIIQQFRHRYNLEIYLEPGEAVGWQTGPLVASVVDILHNGMDIAILDASAAAHMPDVLEMPYRPAIRGAAEPGELPFTYRLGGNTCLAGDVIGDYSFASPLQPGDRIVFEDMTHYTMVKNNTFNGVPLPSIAIWRKSGRLDVVRKFGYEDYRMRLS, from the coding sequence ATGTCGCTGGATATAGCCCAGGTCCCCACGCCCTGCTACGTGCTGGAAGAGGAGAAACTGCAGCATAACCTGAATATTCTGGACCGGGTTCAGCGCGAGTCGGGGGCCAAGATTCTCCTGGCACTGAAGGGCTTTGCCATGTGGAGCACTTTTCCCATGATCCGCGAGGTACTCCACGGCACCGCTGCCAGCGGACTGCATGAGGCGCGCCTTGGCTGTGAGGAGATGGGACGCGAGGTGCACACCTTTTCGCCGGCCTTTACCGAGGAGTCTCTGCGGGAGATCCTGGGGTACAGTGATCATATCGTCTTCAACTCCTTCAGTCAGTGGGAGCGCCTGCAGCATGTGATCCGGGAAAAAGAAGGTGTCTCCTGCGGTATTCGGGTGAACCCCGAATACTCCGAAGTGGAGCCTCCTATCTACAACCCCTGCGTGGCCTTTTCCCGCTTTGGGGTTACCCGTGATCAGTTCCGTCCCGATCTCCTTGACGGCCTTGACGGGATTCACTTTCACACCCACTGCGAACAGAACTCCGATGCCCTGGAGCGTACCCTTGAAGTGGTCGAAGCCAAATTCAGCCAGTTTTTCCCACAGCTGAAATGGGTGAACTTCGGTGGAGGTCACCATATCACCCGGGCCGATTACGATGTGGACCGCCTGATCCGCATTATTCAGCAGTTCCGGCACCGCTATAACCTGGAGATCTACCTGGAGCCCGGCGAAGCCGTGGGCTGGCAGACGGGCCCGCTGGTGGCCAGCGTGGTGGATATTCTGCACAATGGCATGGATATCGCCATTCTCGACGCCTCGGCTGCTGCCCATATGCCCGATGTGCTGGAAATGCCCTATCGGCCGGCTATTCGTGGAGCTGCAGAGCCAGGTGAGTTGCCCTTCACCTATCGCCTTGGCGGGAATACCTGCCTGGCGGGCGATGTGATCGGGGATTATTCCTTTGCCAGCCCCCTGCAGCCGGGAGACCGCATTGTCTTTGAGGATATGACCCACTATACCATGGTGAAGAACAATACCTTCAATGGTGTCCCCCTCCCCTCCATTGCCATCTGGAGGAAGTCGGGCAGGCTTGATGTCGTCAGAAAATTCGGCTACGAAGACTATCGGATGCGTCTGTCCTGA
- a CDS encoding FtsB family cell division protein — MGKNLFVPVTLLCFAIGFFLSFLFSDMGFLRYQEIVKNKTELDTRLRDLAYEISLVEDQISRLTDDKEHLIRLARRELGMMMPGERVIKLLDGEMSYDEQ; from the coding sequence ATGGGAAAAAACCTGTTTGTACCCGTAACCCTCCTGTGTTTTGCCATCGGTTTCTTTCTGTCATTTCTCTTCAGTGACATGGGGTTCCTGCGTTACCAAGAGATTGTGAAGAATAAAACAGAGCTGGATACGCGCCTGCGCGACCTGGCCTATGAGATCAGCCTGGTGGAAGATCAGATCAGCCGCCTGACCGATGACAAAGAGCACCTCATTCGTCTTGCCCGCCGTGAGCTGGGTATGATGATGCCAGGTGAGCGGGTGATAAAATTACTGGATGGAGAGATGAGTTATGATGAGCAATGA